In Gammaproteobacteria bacterium (ex Lamellibrachia satsuma), a single genomic region encodes these proteins:
- the oadA gene encoding sodium-extruding oxaloacetate decarboxylase subunit alpha has protein sequence MTEKKPLGITELVLRDAHQSLFATRMRIEDMLPIAEKLDRVGFWSLETWGGATFDACIRFLGEDPWERLRQLKKAMPKTPQQMLLRGQNILGYRHYADDVVESFVDRAAENGIDVFRIFDAMNDLRNLETAVKATLKTGKHAQGTMSYTVSPAHDMDYWLAMGRQLEEMGCDSICIKDMAGLLRPYVAEELVTRLKSSCSIPIALHSHATTGMSTATAVKVAEAGIDMLDTSISSMCMTYGHSATESVVAILDNTARDTGLNLHLLEEIAAYFREVRKKYAKFEGSLKGVDSRILVAQVPGGMLTNMENQLREQGACDRFDEVLEEIPKVRKDLGYIPLVTPTSQIVGTQAVINVLLGERYKNIAKETAGVLKGEYGATPAPVDKLLQDKVLDGGEAITCRPADLIEPEMDKLANEFDLLAKEKRLRVADAVVDDVLIYALFPQVGLKFLENRDNPDAFEPVPGQEPEAPVAAAPVSNDEPGFYQVEVNGVAYDVKVTAGGEVSGIQPTPAASAVSAAPAPAAAGGGLVSSPLAGNIFKIKVAKGQSVAAGEVVMILEAMKMETEVRTTIAGVVADVLVKEGDTVQVDDALLSLA, from the coding sequence ATGACTGAAAAAAAACCTCTAGGTATCACTGAGCTTGTTTTGCGTGACGCCCATCAGTCGCTGTTTGCGACGCGTATGCGCATCGAGGATATGTTGCCGATCGCCGAGAAGCTTGATCGGGTGGGATTCTGGTCCCTTGAGACCTGGGGCGGCGCAACCTTCGATGCCTGCATTCGCTTTTTGGGCGAAGATCCTTGGGAGCGGCTGCGCCAGTTGAAAAAGGCCATGCCGAAAACCCCTCAGCAGATGTTGCTGCGCGGGCAGAATATACTCGGTTATCGGCATTACGCGGATGATGTGGTCGAATCTTTTGTCGATCGTGCGGCGGAAAATGGCATCGACGTTTTCCGTATCTTCGATGCAATGAATGATTTGCGGAACCTGGAAACTGCGGTCAAAGCCACCTTGAAGACAGGCAAACATGCGCAGGGCACCATGTCCTATACCGTGAGTCCTGCGCACGACATGGACTATTGGTTGGCGATGGGTCGCCAGCTCGAAGAGATGGGTTGCGATTCCATCTGTATCAAGGATATGGCGGGTCTGCTCAGGCCTTATGTGGCCGAGGAGCTGGTTACCCGCCTGAAATCCTCCTGTTCGATTCCCATTGCCTTGCATAGTCATGCCACTACCGGTATGAGCACTGCGACTGCGGTCAAGGTTGCAGAAGCGGGTATCGACATGTTGGATACGTCGATCTCCTCCATGTGTATGACCTATGGCCATTCAGCGACTGAGTCGGTGGTGGCGATTCTGGATAACACTGCGCGCGATACCGGTCTCAATCTGCACCTGTTGGAAGAGATCGCGGCCTATTTTCGTGAAGTGCGAAAAAAGTATGCAAAGTTTGAGGGTTCCTTGAAAGGGGTTGATTCCAGAATCCTGGTGGCACAGGTGCCTGGCGGCATGCTGACCAATATGGAGAATCAACTGCGTGAGCAGGGTGCCTGTGACCGTTTCGACGAGGTACTGGAAGAGATACCCAAGGTACGCAAGGATCTTGGATATATTCCACTGGTGACGCCGACTTCGCAGATCGTCGGTACCCAAGCCGTTATCAATGTACTGCTGGGTGAACGCTATAAGAATATCGCTAAAGAGACGGCGGGTGTGTTGAAGGGTGAATATGGTGCAACTCCGGCACCGGTCGATAAGCTGCTTCAGGACAAAGTACTGGATGGTGGGGAGGCGATTACCTGTCGTCCGGCTGACTTGATCGAGCCGGAGATGGACAAGTTGGCGAATGAATTTGATCTCCTTGCCAAGGAGAAGCGCCTGCGGGTTGCGGATGCGGTAGTCGACGATGTGTTGATCTATGCGCTCTTTCCCCAGGTTGGACTTAAGTTTCTTGAGAATCGGGATAATCCCGATGCGTTCGAACCGGTGCCTGGGCAGGAGCCGGAAGCGCCGGTCGCTGCAGCGCCAGTTTCTAACGATGAGCCTGGTTTCTACCAGGTTGAAGTCAATGGTGTGGCCTACGACGTGAAGGTGACTGCCGGAGGCGAGGTGAGTGGCATTCAGCCCACCCCTGCCGCCAGTGCGGTCAGCGCGGCACCGGCACCGGCAGCTGCTGGTGGAGGATTGGTCTCCTCTCCATTGGCGGGGAATATATTTAAAATAAAGGTCGCCAAGGGCCAGTCGGTTGCCGCTGGTGAAGTGGTGATGATCCTCGAAGCCATGAAGATGGAGACCGAGGTACGGACGACGATAGCCGGTGTGGTTGCGGATGTCCTGGTCAAAGAGGGTGATACCGTCCAGGTCGATGATGCTCTTTTGAGTCTCGCCTGA
- a CDS encoding OadG family protein, with product MPMSDLLLAGSKLMALGMGIVFSFLVVLVFVMLAMSRFAVALQKPELEEQPDGGLPVLQQGHPSARGDLVAVITAAVTRYRATHN from the coding sequence ATGCCAATGTCGGATTTACTGCTGGCTGGTTCCAAGCTTATGGCGCTGGGAATGGGGATAGTGTTCTCTTTTCTGGTCGTTCTGGTATTTGTCATGCTGGCCATGTCTCGTTTTGCCGTGGCGCTGCAGAAGCCGGAATTGGAGGAGCAGCCGGATGGGGGACTGCCTGTCTTACAGCAGGGTCATCCATCAGCAAGAGGGGATCTGGTTGCCGTCATAACAGCGGCCGTCACCCGTTACCGCGCGACACACAATTGA
- the maf gene encoding septum formation inhibitor Maf — protein MRTLVLGSTSPFRRELLNRLGIAFETASPEIDETPVSEETPEALVTRLARLKADAVRESWPNALIIGSDQVATIDGEILGKPGSHERAVEQLSKAAGKRVTFSTGLCLLNSRTGNTQVCCEPFHVYFRQLEQQAIEHYLQREQPYNCAGSFKSEGLGITLFEKMEGDDPNSLIGLPLIRLVDMLANEGWDILGNA, from the coding sequence ATGCGAACCCTCGTCCTTGGCTCCACCTCCCCTTTCAGACGCGAGCTTCTCAACCGCCTTGGCATCGCCTTTGAAACAGCCTCTCCAGAGATCGACGAGACACCTGTTTCAGAAGAGACCCCGGAGGCGCTGGTCACCCGCCTTGCCAGACTCAAAGCCGATGCGGTCAGAGAATCCTGGCCCAATGCCCTCATTATCGGTTCCGACCAGGTGGCAACAATTGACGGAGAGATTCTCGGTAAACCCGGCAGCCACGAACGTGCCGTCGAGCAGCTCTCAAAGGCCGCCGGAAAGCGCGTCACATTCTCCACCGGCCTCTGCCTGCTTAACAGCCGTACCGGTAACACTCAGGTTTGCTGCGAACCCTTTCACGTCTATTTCCGTCAGCTGGAACAGCAGGCCATCGAACACTATCTTCAGCGTGAACAGCCCTATAACTGCGCAGGCTCATTCAAATCGGAGGGCTTGGGTATCACGCTGTTTGAAAAGATGGAGGGCGACGATCCCAATTCGTTGATCGGACTGCCGCTGATCCGCCTGGTGGATATGCTGGCCAACGAAGGCTGGGATATCCTGGGTAACGCCTGA
- a CDS encoding sodium ion-translocating decarboxylase subunit beta yields MEIGLEPLWLSTGLANLTWGQMLMMFIGGLLIYLAIVRKFEPLLLLPIGFGAILSNIPVAGIGGDTGLLGYIYQVGIETGVFPLLIFMGVGALTDFGALIAMPWTLLLGAAAQFGIFVTLMGALALNMVPGFDFTLSDASAIAIIGGADGPTAIFLASRLAPDLLGAIAVAAYSYMALVPIIQPPIMRWLTNEEERGVVMQQLRHVSKLEKVLFPFAVLLLCILFLPSAAPLIGMLTFGNLLRESGVVERLSHAAQNEIINIVTIFLGLAVGSKLSADKFLTVETLGILGLGAFAFCIGTTAGVLMGKVMHRVTGGKINPLIGAAGVSAVPMAARVVNKVGLETNHHNFLLMHAMGPNVAGVIGSAVAAGVLLAIVGG; encoded by the coding sequence ATGGAGATCGGACTGGAACCCTTATGGCTGTCCACCGGCCTGGCTAACCTCACTTGGGGGCAGATGCTGATGATGTTCATTGGCGGCCTTCTGATCTATCTTGCCATCGTCAGGAAGTTTGAGCCGCTGCTGCTGCTGCCTATCGGTTTTGGGGCTATCCTGAGCAATATCCCGGTGGCCGGTATTGGTGGTGACACTGGGCTGCTCGGTTACATCTATCAAGTCGGGATAGAGACCGGCGTATTTCCCCTGTTGATATTCATGGGTGTTGGGGCATTGACCGATTTCGGTGCGCTGATAGCCATGCCCTGGACATTGCTGTTGGGGGCCGCTGCCCAGTTCGGTATCTTCGTGACCCTGATGGGTGCGCTGGCGCTGAATATGGTGCCGGGTTTCGATTTTACCCTGTCGGATGCCTCGGCCATTGCCATCATCGGTGGCGCCGACGGACCGACGGCAATCTTCCTTGCATCCCGCCTTGCGCCGGATCTGCTCGGGGCGATTGCTGTGGCCGCCTACTCCTATATGGCGCTGGTACCCATTATTCAGCCGCCGATCATGCGTTGGCTGACCAACGAGGAGGAGCGGGGCGTCGTCATGCAGCAGTTGCGCCACGTCAGCAAGCTGGAGAAGGTGCTCTTCCCCTTTGCGGTATTGCTGCTCTGCATCCTCTTTCTGCCTTCTGCTGCGCCGCTGATCGGTATGCTGACGTTTGGCAACCTGCTGCGGGAGAGCGGTGTGGTGGAGCGCCTGAGTCACGCAGCGCAAAATGAGATCATCAACATCGTCACGATCTTTCTGGGTCTGGCGGTAGGTTCCAAGCTCTCTGCAGATAAATTTCTTACCGTTGAGACACTGGGTATCCTTGGTCTGGGCGCCTTTGCCTTCTGTATCGGCACCACGGCTGGCGTTTTAATGGGCAAGGTGATGCACCGTGTTACCGGCGGCAAGATCAACCCCCTGATCGGTGCTGCCGGTGTCTCCGCCGTGCCTATGGCCGCCAGGGTGGTGAACAAGGTCGGGTTGGAAACCAATCACCACAATTTCCTCCTGATGCATGCCATGGGGCCGAACGTCGCGGGAGTTATCGGTTCTGCAGTTGCTGCCGGAGTGTTATTGGCTATCGTGGGTGGCTGA